A DNA window from Drosophila virilis strain 15010-1051.87 chromosome 4, Dvir_AGI_RSII-ME, whole genome shotgun sequence contains the following coding sequences:
- the LOC26531819 gene encoding ficolin-1 — MSSKLQFILIVCVVIWILESENHQKKQEEPESEVPNMPKIKSREDFIKEMEENWSAYFVHKIKPTLEQTMNIQGLHQQIIEQEEMIITYQKLLGAMEANLSVCEINNKAKEMIIDQMLSRVLLSDANKVKKSFKSNCIGKLTEIYEIEVPGIDSFLVPCDSTLAGSGWTVIQRRQDGSVNFNRNSAEYRQGFGNLDGEFFIGLEKLHLMTKSQKHELYIHLEDFENQHRFARYSDWLTKHNNTIFSTADMDNECAMLHKSGWWYHNCSHCNLNGLYTTNKDQSGIKWNSISLKFVQMMIRPTEN, encoded by the exons ATGAGttcaaaattgcaatttattttaatagtgTGCGTAGTCATTTGGATATTAGAGTcagaaaatcatcaaaaaaaacAGGAGGAGCCAGAGAGTGAAGTTCCCAATATGCCAAAGATAAAATCTAGGGAAGATTTTATCAAAGAAATGGAAGAAAACTGGTCAGCATATTTTGTGCATAAAATAAAGCCCACACTTGAACAAACAATGAACATACAAGGTTTACACCAGCAGATTATAGAGCAAGAGGAAATGATAATAACATATCAGAAGCTATTAGGAGCGATGGAAGCCAATTTAAGTGTCTGTGAAATAAACAACAAGGCTAAAGAAATGATAATTGATCAAATGCTGTCTAGAGTTTTGTTAAGCGATGCAAATAAAGTGAAAAAATCCTTTAAGTCAAATTGTATTGGTAAATTGACCGAAATTTACGAGATAGAAGTGCCTGGCATCGACTCATTTCTGGTGCCCTGTGACTCCACTTTGGCTGGTTCCGGTTGGACAGTCATACAGAGGCGACAGGATGGAAGCGTTAATTTTAACAGAAACTCGGCAGAATATCGTCAGGGATTTGGTAATCTGGATGGAGAGTTTTTTATCGGTCTTGAGAAACTGCATTTAATGACCAAGTCACAGAAACACGAGTTATATATACATCTTGAGGATTTTGAAAATCAACATCGTTTTGCCCGATACA GCGATTGGTTGaccaaacacaacaacaccATATTCTCAACTGCAGACATGGATAACGAGTGCGCTATGCTCCACAAATCGGGCTGGTGGTATCATAATTGCTCTCATTG taATCTGAATGGATTATATACTACTAATAAAGATCAGTCTGGTATAAAATGGAATTCAATTTCACTTAAATTTGTTCAAATGATGATTCGGCCGACAGAAAATTAG